Within Limisalsivibrio acetivorans, the genomic segment TACAGAGAAGGCAGTTGAGCCCGTTGGCGAGGCGAAGCCCGATGTTTGGATCGCTGCACAGATCGCCAAAAGAATGGGACTCTCCGAGCTTATCCCCTGGAATATGGATGACTCCATGGCTGCTAACAAGATGGCGTGGACAGACTATATCACAGTAACCAAGGACACAGAGCACACCCTCTGGGGAGCTCAGTTCGATATACTTAAGAAGTCCAAGGAAGGTCTCCAGTGGCCCTGCCCCTATCCCGGACACCCCGGTACGGAGCGCCGCTACGTCAGGGGGCTTGACCCGGTATTCGAAATGCCCGGACATAAGGAGCACATTCCTTCGGATGCCTCGATATACTTCTATGCGGATAAGAAGGGTGACGGTAAATCCAATATATGGCTCCGTCCTTACAAAGGACCCGGCGAGGTGCCGGATCAGCAGTACCCCTTCTACCTCACCACGGGAAGGGTTATCGAACAGTGGCATACAGGTACGATGACCATGCGTATCCCCGAGATCGCAAGGGCCCACCCCAATGCCTATATCGAGCTTCACCCCGAGGATGCCTCCAAACTTGGTATCTCCTCCGGTGATATGGTTGAGGTGGAGAGCAGGCGTGGAAAGAACACCCTCCCCGCCAGAATCACCAAGGGAACCCTCCCCGGCGTACTCTTCGTGCCATGGCACGATCAGGTGATGGAGAGGATGATCAACTTCGTGTGCAACGATGTGGTTGACCCCGGTTCTAAGGAGCCGGAGTTCAAGATAGCCGCAGTAAAGATAAAGCGTGTGAGCGGACCAAAGGATGTTGCTGACAAGTTCTACATCAGCGATGTGAACTCTACATACGCTTAAAAAACCTCCAGACCGTTATTTGCTCTGCTCCCTTGCCGCGAAAGAGGGGGCAGAGCTTTTTTTCTTTCAGAAGGAGCAGAAAATATGATTTTTGCAGGCAGTATTATAACAGTAAACAAAGACATGCTCGAAGAGGCTGATGAGCTCCTTAAGTCCTATGATGAAATAGAGGTCTACACAGTATCCGATGATTATCAGGCCGTTGTGGCCATCGAAACAAAGGGGAATAAGGAGCTTGAAGCTCTAACAAATGAGCTTAACACCCATGACTCCATTATCGAGATATCCCACCACTACGTCTATTTCGGCGATGAGGTGCAGAGGATGATAGATAAGGGTGAGAGCCCCAAGGAGCTGGAGGAGCTTTTCAGGAGCTACCGGGGGGATCCGGCTGAATCATGAGCCTCCGGGAGCGTTTGAGGAATACGCTTAACAATAACCCATTCAAAGGTTTCTTTAAGAAGAACAGGCTTCGCCCGCCCGGTGCCGTTGAAGAGAAACGATTTATGGAGCTCTGCATACGCTGTGCCCGATGCATTGAGGTCTGCCCCTACGACTCCGTTAAAAGAGCGGATCTATTCGAAAAACTCCAGATTGGAACCCCATACATTTTTGCTGAGGAAAGGGCTTGCTATCTCTGCATGAAGTGCCCCCCTGTCTGCCCCACCGGAGCACTCGATCCGGAGCTCGCTGAGCCGGAGAATGTTAGGATAGGCATAGCTGTTATTGATCAGGAAACGTGCCTCAACTATCTATACCTCAAGGCTGAGAAGGCAGAGGAGGTCACAGGAGCGGCTATGATATGCTCCACTTGCTACAATGTCTGCCCATTCACCGATGAGGCCATAATCATGAAGGAGTATATACTCCCCGTTATCACAGATAAATGTACAGGATGCGGCATATGCGTTGAGAAATGCCCCACAGAGCCCCGCTCCGTGGAGATTATCCCCACCGGAATGGGTGATGCGGACAGGGCTGGGATATACTACCAGAAAAGTCGAAAGCATTTTGTAGACCCCGAAGGCGCTGAGGGGGCTGTCAAAAAGAAAAGAAGTATAGACTCAACAGGGGACAAGCCGGAGTTCGAATACGACTTTGATGTTCAGGAAGGAATCGAGGGGTGGGAATAGCTATGGCAAAAAGACCTATACGCAGATGGCGAAGAGCCGTTCAGCTGACGGTTTTTATCGGCATGTTCATAATCCCGCTGCTGAACATCATGGAGATCTATTTCATCAAGGGTACCTTCTATTCCATAGATATTGGCGATGTTGCCATGGCGGATCCCATAGCCATTTTTCAGGCCGCACTTTCGAGCAGGGTTTTAAACGGGTACATGCTAGCCTCCCTCGTTATTCCGATTCTTCTGATGTTCCTCCTGGGAAGGGTCTGGTGCAGCTGGCTCTGCCCCTATCATCTCCTTGTGGAGGGGATAGCTGGGCTTAAAAGAAGGCTTGGAATGAAACGCGACTTCCCTGTAAACAGTGACCGGCTTGTGCGTAGAACGGGTATAACCCGTTTCGGGCTTCTGATTTTCTTTGTGGGCATTTCGGCTATTGCCGGGATACCTCTGCTCAACCTCATCTCCGCCCCCGGTGTTATCTCCAGTCAGGCGCTTGTGATGGTGAAGTTCCATTATGTTACCTTTGAAATAGTCTTTATTCTCGTCATTCTGCTCATAGAGTTCCTTTGGGTTCCCTTCTTCTGGTGCAGGTTTGTCTGCCCCACCGGCACTACCCTTTCCCTGTTCAAATCAAAGAGGGGTATGCATATCGAACGAATCCGCTCAACATGCTCCGAATGCGGCTCATGTGCAAGATCCTGCCCCATGGGGCTCAATCCCATAAAGGATGGGTCTAACCTGTTGTGCCATAACTGCGGTGAGTGTATCGAGGTCTGCCCAGATAATAAAAAAGAACAAACACTTAAATTTATTCTGTAATAGTATAACTACCAGTCAATGCCGAATAAAACAGACTCCTTTCCATAATAAATTCTCACTTCTAAACATTTCACCCTTGAATTATTGCTACAAGATATTTTATATATAAAGCTTACATTTGCGCAGTATTGAATCCAACAAAAAGGATGGAGTGGTGATTTAATGTCTAAGATTAAAGTTGAAGAAGTCTATAAGCTCTTCGGCTCCCGTACGGACGAGGCTTTAAAGGCCGTAAAGGGAGGAATGGGCAAAGACGAAGTGATGAAGAAGCACAAGGTTGCTGTCGGAGT encodes:
- a CDS encoding chaperone NapD, with amino-acid sequence MIFAGSIITVNKDMLEEADELLKSYDEIEVYTVSDDYQAVVAIETKGNKELEALTNELNTHDSIIEISHHYVYFGDEVQRMIDKGESPKELEELFRSYRGDPAES
- a CDS encoding 4Fe-4S dicluster domain-containing protein, which translates into the protein MRNTLNNNPFKGFFKKNRLRPPGAVEEKRFMELCIRCARCIEVCPYDSVKRADLFEKLQIGTPYIFAEERACYLCMKCPPVCPTGALDPELAEPENVRIGIAVIDQETCLNYLYLKAEKAEEVTGAAMICSTCYNVCPFTDEAIIMKEYILPVITDKCTGCGICVEKCPTEPRSVEIIPTGMGDADRAGIYYQKSRKHFVDPEGAEGAVKKKRSIDSTGDKPEFEYDFDVQEGIEGWE
- a CDS encoding 4Fe-4S binding protein — its product is MAKRPIRRWRRAVQLTVFIGMFIIPLLNIMEIYFIKGTFYSIDIGDVAMADPIAIFQAALSSRVLNGYMLASLVIPILLMFLLGRVWCSWLCPYHLLVEGIAGLKRRLGMKRDFPVNSDRLVRRTGITRFGLLIFFVGISAIAGIPLLNLISAPGVISSQALVMVKFHYVTFEIVFILVILLIEFLWVPFFWCRFVCPTGTTLSLFKSKRGMHIERIRSTCSECGSCARSCPMGLNPIKDGSNLLCHNCGECIEVCPDNKKEQTLKFIL